Genomic window (Sediminispirochaeta smaragdinae DSM 11293):
TATGCTGTAAAATGATTTCCCGCCGCTTGCCAAAGATTGAGGATTATGGTCTCCGCTAAAAGTCACGGTTTCACTTCCCGGATCAAAGGCCGAAGCAGAATCGCTGCTCCAGTCTCCCTGCAATTCGAGGGCGGAACCGGAGGTCGACATATCAAGGCCTCCTGCAGAGTCCAGGGTGATGTTTCCGGCACTTCCGGTGCTGTCGTTCAGGGTCAGGGTATGAGCGTTAAGATCCAGAGTTCCCACAACGATTGTCATGCTCACATCCTGCAGGGTCAGATCCCCGGCAAGTCGGAGAATCGAAGCCTGAAGATCCTTGTTGATGCTCACATCCCCATCAAGGGTGTTGGCGTTGGGATCAAAAACCTGAGGAGTAGCTGTTCCCGAAAAGAGGACCGAAGTACCATTGGGAGTGAAGGTACCAAGGGTGGTGGAAGCTCCCTCGAAGGTGATGGTCCCAGCGGCATTCCCCACAAGAACTCCTCCGCTGTAGTTCCCTTCGAAGCTCACCCCTCCAGTTCCCGACGTTATCGTTCCAGTACCGCTCACCGCACCGCTAAAGCTTACTAAACCGCTCCCTCCAGTTATCGCTCCCCCATTCGTCGTGCTTCCACTCACACTCAGCACATTGTTCCCCATACCCAGCGTGTGCCCCGTCGCTATATCCAGATCACCCGCAAGATTCAAAGAACCACTCACATTCACCGTTTCAAATCCACTCCCGTTGCTGATCGTCAGGCTGTACAAGCCCTGCCCTCCCGTACTCAAGGCTACCGGTGTTCCCGTCCCGTCAAGATCAATCTCCCCACTGTTGTGCGTCAAACTCGTAAAGCTTACCGTCGTTCCTGCTATACTCGTCGTTCCACTCGTCGCATTATACGCGCCAACCGTAAAATCTCCATTTACATCGACGCTCCCGCTTCCTCCGTCAAGCGTCCCACCTCCGCTCACATCTCCGCCAATACTACAGCCTAAGGCTACAAGATCCACACTCGTACCTAGCGCTATCGTCAAATCGCCCGCAAGCTTCAGATTGCTGGTGACCGCACTCACCCCGCACTTCCGCTTGTCTCAAGGCTTCCCGCCTGCACCACCGTGTTGATCGTCGCACTCGCACCGCTCATCTCTACCGTCGAGTTCGCAGGCGTTCCAAAACTTCCATCTATCTCCACATTCCCGGACGCCCTCACCAAGGATGTCTGGCTGTTGTTCACCGTTCCACTGCTTGTAAAGTCTCCACTTATAAGCGCAGGACTTCCCGTCGTATTGAAGGTCAGCTCTCCGCTGGCTCCGACCGTCACCGCCCCGCTTCCCACATCAACGTCCCCGCTCCCGCTTACCGCTACCGTCCCTTCCGTTATTGTCAGGCTTCCCGTCGTTAGTGTATTGTCTCCCGTCGTCAGCGATGCTCCCGTCCCATTCAGGGTCAGCGTTCCGCTGAAGCTTACATCTCCCACCAGTGTTACCGCATCTCCCGCCCCAAGGGTATGATCTATCGCCGTTTCAAATCCCCCCAGGTTCAGGCTTTCTCCGTTTACATCAAGCTCGTTTCCCGTCAGTGTCGTCGTTCCCGGGCTCGACAGCTCTACCGCCCCTGTGGATGATACCACCTGCAATACTCCGCTGTTCGCTATCGTTGTCCCGTCCGCCATATACAGACTCGTCGGTCCTCCGGCATCGTCGCTGTTCAGGTAGAGGCTTCCCCCGTTCGTCACGGTTCCGTTCACCGTCAGCCCCGTCGTTACCGCCCCTCCTCCCAGGGTCAGGCTCTCTCCTCCTGCTATCGTCAGCGACTGAAAACTCCCGGTCCCGCTCAGCGTCACTCCTCCGCTCCCGCTTAAGCTTACCGCTCCAAAGCTCTGTCCGTTCGGCACGATAGCCTGGGCACTGCTTCCGTCAAGCTCCAGCGTCGATCCCGATCCGCCAGTCAGCGTTCCGAAGCTGACATCTCCTCCCACCTTAATCGTCCCGGATCCTCCGGCATCAAACGTTCCGCTACTTACATCCACATCTCCACTCACCGTTACGTTGTTCCACGCAGTGGAAGTGGAAAGGGTGGTAGACGAGCCAACTGTTAGCGTGTCGGATACGGAAAGATCGGCTGAAAGCGTCCAGGTAACAGAAGTTGCATCAACACTGTTCTCGAATAGCAGATCGGTATAGGAATTGCCTCCTACCAAGCCAGTGGTGTTGCTGTTGCCATAGTAATGCACCGTACCGGGTATCGGTGACGAAGGAAGGGATACCGTACTCTCTCCACCGGCAAAGCCGAGGGTATCGGAATTGGAAAAAGAGCCTGAGACCGTGATTCCAAAGCCCTCCACATTAAGGCTTCCGCTGTTAATGGCAAGATCACCGTCGAGAACAAGGGCGTTATTTGCAAGGGAAACGGTGTTGCCACTACCGGGATCGACGCTCAGATTCCCCAAGTTTTCCGAGGCGTCAAGTCTTGTTCCGTCCCCACTCATGGTCAAGGTGTTGTCGGTTGAAGTACCACCGAAGCTTCCTGATATGACGACATCGCCCGATGCAGAGATGGTATTGGCCGCAGCATTGGTAAAGGTCCCGGTAGACGAGAAATCTCCTGCAGTAATGGCCCCGGAGCTTATGAGGGTTCCCGCATTGGTAAGCGCACCACTTCCTACATCGATGCTGATGCCCGTCCCAATCGTCAAAGAGGCACCGGAATCAATGGTAAGCGAATCCACGATAAGATCTCCCGAAGGGGTAACGGCAGTTCCGCTACCGGCCACAAGGAAAGCCCCGAGGTCTTGTGCGTTAGGATCAAGACTCTGGGCATCTGCCGCCTGAAGGGTAAAGGTTCCCGTCCCTTTGGAAAATGTACCGCCGCTGAAATCAACATCACCGCCAAGAAGAAGATCGGCGCCTCCCGAGGCATCCAGAGTTCCGGAGGAAACCGTCAGATCGTTCTCAACGGTGAGTGCCGCCCCAAGAGCGTAGCTTCCGCCGCCGGAAATGGTAAGATCGTAGTATGAATTACCGAAAGCGAGGTGGGAATAGGAGCCGGTACCGTAATACTCGACGCTACCGCTGTCGGTATTAAGGCTGGCGGTCACAGACCCTCCGCCCTCGGCTCGGAGGGTCCCGACATTCGTAAGCGTTCCACTAACCGTCAGATCATAGTCGTTAAGGTCAAACTCGACCCACGCCTCAATCGTCAAATCATCTACCGTCACCGCTCCGGTAAGCTGAGGATCACGCGATGTAAAGGGAATTGTTACACTGTCTCCGGCTCCGGGAGTCCCGTCGTTTCCGGCGCTTTCGTCACCACTGTCCCAATTTCCCTCATCGCCCCAGGCGCTGCTTATTGAGCCGGTCCAGGTCCAGGCCGTCCCGAAGAAATTCCAACCCGGAGAAGTAGTATCGTTACGGTCGCCATCTATTGAATAATAGGCAGCGATATCGTTCGTACCTCCTACGGCACTATCCTCGACCTCAACATACTGAACGGTTTCACTCCCGCCTCCGTTGGTAATGGTCCATTGGGTTTCGGGATTACTACTGATCAGGTTGATGAGATTTCCGGCAACACCTACCACATAAAGCGTACCGTCAACGGTAAAAGCATCGCCCGCACCAAACTTTATGATCTTTCCGGCCCGCTGCACCGTAAGATTATAAAAGGAGGTATCTCCTGAAAGAGAAGCAATGCTACTGCCGACAAACTCGACAGTTCCGGTACCGCCTGAATCACTATTGGCGGAAAAGGTACCGGAAGAAAGATTCCAATCGCCACTGATGCTGATTGCCTGCCCTCCGTCCTCAACGGTGGCTCCGCTTATGGTCATATCACCCTTGACGGTAAGATCAGAGGCAAGGGTATAGGTCCCGGAGGAGAATTCGATGTTATAACAGTTGTCAAGCTGGACACTTCCTCCACCTGAATACTCAATGGTTCCGCTATCGGTATCAAAACTACCCAGACCGGTACCCTGACCTGCGGCACCGGACAGAATGAGTCGTCCATCATTGGAGGAATCACCATTAACGGTAAGAACAGTTGAGCCGATATCAAGTTCACCGCCCGAGCCTATGCTCAGATCGTTTATGGTCACGGCACTTGCAAGAACAGGGTAGTTTGAGAGGCCGCCGGGAATAACAACATTATCAGTGATGACGCTTTCACCGGGATAGCCGTCATCTCCCGCTGTTCCGTCACCACTATCCCAGTTCGTCTGATCGGCCCATGTAGTATTCGAACCTGTCCATGTATAAGTCGAGGCGGTATCCTGCACGATAATAAGCTTATTGTCAGAGACCTCGGCCACAAGATCTCCATCAAAGGAGAATTCCAGAAAAAAGCTTGTGTCGCTATCGGCGGCAGCCGTCAGTTCAAGACCGGAAACGGTGAGACTATCAATAGTCCCAAAATCAGTGTCAACATTAATTACTGCAGTCTTATTACTGTTATCGTACGAGACGGTTCCTCCCCCATTTGAGACCGACAGACTAAGAGAAGAAGGCGTCGTATTAAATGTCACATCCTTGCTGGTCGGGATCGTGATCCGAATACCGTCCGCCGCGGTAATCGAAGGGAAAGAACCGGCCTCTGCAATGGTAATAGCTGCAATAGCCTGAGTGGCTCCCTCGATAAAACTGGTACCGAATGCAGAGGATGCGGTTGGATATGCATCTGCAATAAACGAAAGCTGCGGGGCATCGTTTACTCCCAAGCTTCCGCTTGAGGGGAGTCGACTACTCGTTAACGATTGCGAGGCAACACCCGTTGTTCCGTCGGTAATGACGGTGAGTGTTACGTTTTCTGCAACGGTATCGCTCACATCGACCCAGGCAAAGCCTTCACTGTCGGTGGTGACCACCCGCTCGGTAGCATTCAGAAGGCCTGCTTCGTCACTGGTGGCCTCGATTTCTGCAGAACCGTCGACCGACAAGTAGATATTTCGTACATAAGGAACCGCATCACCCGAGTCATCCACCAGTTGAAGAAGAACACGTTCCAGATCGCTGCCGTTCGAAATAGCACTACCATCTTCGGCCGTGGCAGACACATGGTCGGGAGCTGCGGGGAAATAGTCGGAGGCATAAACGCGATACGCTTCCGCCGGTGAAGAACCCTCGGCATAAAAGAGCGCTGTATTAATAGCGGGAAAACCATTTGTTTCGGTCAGTTCAACATACCATGTGCCATTGGTTTGTCCGGTCACAGCGGTAGAATAAGAATCAGTAGCAGCATTCCCAAGATTCGAAGCAAGGGCGGTTGTGCGATCGGTTTTATTATAGACACTTCCTTGATCCTGATTGTCAAAATCAACGAAAAAGGCAGTAATATTTCCTGTCGCACTGTCCGGCACAAAGGGGTACAGCTCCCATGTTCTTCCTGTGTTGTTAAGCAGAGCAAGGGTCCAGGCATAGGCAAAGGCCCGCACCCCGGCAATACCAGTGGGGTCCCCACTGTCTGTTTTTGAAACATTTAAACGAAAAGCATTTTTGTCTGTGTTGGGAGCTTCCGCCACCACCTTAAAGTAATATTGGTTTCCAATATGCTCTCCCTGAGTGGGAGAGACACCGGAAAAGTAATGCCACCCGTTGTCTCCTCCCCCATCTCCATCAAACTTAAGTTCTTCAAGAGTGGACCCGTTCGCGGCCTCTCCTATATCTCCGAAGGTTACCTGCCTGGATATTGGGCTTGAGAAGGTTCCGCTCCCCCCCACCAGATAAAAATCCCAGGAGTCCCCTCCGGCAGTGTCGGTCCCGTCGTCAGGACTTGTTCCGCTAAGATAAGGATCATCGATGGCAAAGTAGAGGGGGCCTGAGGTATCATCGGGAACGGAGAAAAAGACCACCATGAAGGTATCATTGTCACCTGTGGCTGCAGAGCCGGTAACCTGAAGATAGTTTCCAGGAGTTGAAGGGATAAGGCTTTGTCCCCAGCCTGTTTGCGCCCCTCCCAAAAGAAGCAGAAACAGCAAAAATGAGAGTGGTTTCCGGATGTCCCTTCGGCTCATACTACTACTATCGGCCATAACTCTACCAGAAGTATAACCCGTGTTGAGAAAAAGAAAAGAGGGATAAGGGAAATAGACACGCTCCTCAGTTAATGAGTGAATTACGGAAACTACTCCTCGAACACCACGCCCCGAAGCAAGCCTGCCGCTTCGTCGCTGTCCTGATCCTCGGTAAGGTCGAAAACAGGTCCCCTATTACCACTCACCGAAACCATTGCGTTTTCGAGGAGACGGTCAAGTTCTCCCGGGTTGAGGCCTTCGGCAATAAGTTTCCGGGAAAGAGGATCTATAGATGGGTCGCGGCCGAGCCAAACCATTCGCTCCCGCAAGCCTTCCACGGGACCGGCGGAGGCATGGACTCCGTTCCGGCTCATTTCGGGGCGATCGGCAATGCCAAGTTCCTGATATCGTGTCAGGATCTGCCCTCTCAGCGAGCTTTCCGGAGCAGCTGTGGGATCGGTTGCTCCGATCACCTTTGATCTAAACTCTTCCCAATGGAGTTTCTCCGGCGAAAAGGAGGCCTCGAACAATATCACTTGGGCATCGGGGTTGGTAAACACCTCACGCTGACCGGGATAGAAGCCGTTTATTACATACCAGCCCTTGTCGGCAAAAAAGCCAGCATAAAGGCCGGGGGCCATCTTTACCTGCCTGCTTGCCTTCCAAAGCTCGTTCAGGTCGATTCCGGA
Coding sequences:
- a CDS encoding beta strand repeat-containing protein, with translation MSRRDIRKPLSFLLFLLLLGGAQTGWGQSLIPSTPGNYLQVTGSAATGDNDTFMVVFFSVPDDTSGPLYFAIDDPYLSGTSPDDGTDTAGGDSWDFYLVGGSGTFSSPISRQVTFGDIGEAANGSTLEELKFDGDGGGDNGWHYFSGVSPTQGEHIGNQYYFKVVAEAPNTDKNAFRLNVSKTDSGDPTGIAGVRAFAYAWTLALLNNTGRTWELYPFVPDSATGNITAFFVDFDNQDQGSVYNKTDRTTALASNLGNAATDSYSTAVTGQTNGTWYVELTETNGFPAINTALFYAEGSSPAEAYRVYASDYFPAAPDHVSATAEDGSAISNGSDLERVLLQLVDDSGDAVPYVRNIYLSVDGSAEIEATSDEAGLLNATERVVTTDSEGFAWVDVSDTVAENVTLTVITDGTTGVASQSLTSSRLPSSGSLGVNDAPQLSFIADAYPTASSAFGTSFIEGATQAIAAITIAEAGSFPSITAADGIRITIPTSKDVTFNTTPSSLSLSVSNGGGTVSYDNSNKTAVINVDTDFGTIDSLTVSGLELTAAADSDTSFFLEFSFDGDLVAEVSDNKLIIVQDTASTYTWTGSNTTWADQTNWDSGDGTAGDDGYPGESVITDNVVIPGGLSNYPVLASAVTINDLSIGSGGELDIGSTVLTVNGDSSNDGRLILSGAAGQGTGLGSFDTDSGTIEYSGGGSVQLDNCYNIEFSSGTYTLASDLTVKGDMTISGATVEDGGQAISISGDWNLSSGTFSANSDSGGTGTVEFVGSSIASLSGDTSFYNLTVQRAGKIIKFGAGDAFTVDGTLYVVGVAGNLINLISSNPETQWTITNGGGSETVQYVEVEDSAVGGTNDIAAYYSIDGDRNDTTSPGWNFFGTAWTWTGSISSAWGDEGNWDSGDESAGNDGTPGAGDSVTIPFTSRDPQLTGAVTVDDLTIEAWVEFDLNDYDLTVSGTLTNVGTLRAEGGGSVTASLNTDSGSVEYYGTGSYSHLAFGNSYYDLTISGGGSYALGAALTVENDLTVSSGTLDASGGADLLLGGDVDFSGGTFSKGTGTFTLQAADAQSLDPNAQDLGAFLVAGSGTAVTPSGDLIVDSLTIDSGASLTIGTGISIDVGSGALTNAGTLISSGAITAGDFSSTGTFTNAAANTISASGDVVISGSFGGTSTDNTLTMSGDGTRLDASENLGNLSVDPGSGNTVSLANNALVLDGDLAINSGSLNVEGFGITVSGSFSNSDTLGFAGGESTVSLPSSPIPGTVHYYGNSNTTGLVGGNSYTDLLFENSVDATSVTWTLSADLSVSDTLTVGSSTTLSTSTAWNNVTVSGDVDVSSGTFDAGGSGTIKVGGDVSFGTLTGGSGSTLELDGSSAQAIVPNGQSFGAVSLSGSGGVTLSGTGSFQSLTIAGGESLTLGGGAVTTGLTVNGTVTNGGSLYLNSDDAGGPTSLYMADGTTIANSGVLQVVSSTGAVELSSPGTTTLTGNELDVNGESLNLGGFETAIDHTLGAGDAVTLVGDVSFSGTLTLNGTGASLTTGDNTLTTGSLTITEGTVAVSGSGDVDVGSGAVTVGASGELTFNTTGSPALISGDFTSSGTVNNSQTSLVRASGNVEIDGSFGTPANSTVEMSGASATINTVVQAGSLETSGSAG